In Aerococcus loyolae, a genomic segment contains:
- a CDS encoding NAD(P)H-dependent flavin oxidoreductase → MNRVCELLNIEYPIIQGSMAGVAEAPLAGAVSEAGGLGVIATAGRKGDWLREQIKAVREITDKPFAVNLMLMSHNTEEIMEVIIDEGIQVVTTGAGNAAPLIAPLHEAGVKVVPVVANARQAKKMEDAGADAVVCEGTEAGGHVGEVTTMPLARAVIAAVDIPVIIAGGIADGHGLAAAFALGGEGAQLGTVFCASEEAPIAQGYKEAIVNCGLTDTVVVGRSIGAPVRLIQNDMVAKLQEEIDNGSSRDEFEKSNLQMLLTAITKGDTEKGIVTIGQVAGNITAIRPVKEIIDSIVEEACQALNNMPSI, encoded by the coding sequence ATGAACCGAGTGTGTGAATTATTAAATATTGAGTATCCGATTATCCAAGGTTCCATGGCAGGGGTTGCTGAAGCGCCTTTAGCCGGTGCTGTTTCTGAAGCTGGCGGTTTAGGGGTTATTGCTACTGCTGGCCGTAAGGGAGACTGGTTGCGCGAACAAATTAAAGCGGTCCGCGAAATCACTGACAAGCCCTTTGCTGTGAACTTGATGTTGATGTCTCACAACACGGAAGAAATCATGGAAGTGATTATTGACGAAGGCATTCAAGTGGTCACGACTGGTGCGGGGAATGCTGCCCCTCTCATCGCGCCTTTACATGAAGCAGGCGTTAAGGTGGTACCGGTTGTAGCTAACGCTCGCCAAGCCAAGAAAATGGAAGACGCTGGTGCGGATGCTGTGGTCTGTGAAGGCACTGAAGCCGGTGGCCACGTTGGTGAAGTGACTACCATGCCTTTAGCCCGTGCGGTCATTGCTGCAGTGGATATTCCGGTAATTATTGCTGGTGGGATTGCTGATGGCCATGGTTTAGCAGCAGCCTTTGCTCTTGGTGGGGAAGGGGCTCAATTAGGGACAGTATTCTGTGCCAGTGAGGAAGCCCCAATCGCTCAAGGGTACAAGGAAGCTATCGTTAACTGTGGCTTAACCGATACTGTCGTTGTAGGTCGGTCTATTGGTGCCCCTGTGCGTTTGATCCAAAATGACATGGTGGCTAAACTCCAAGAAGAAATCGATAACGGCTCTAGCCGCGACGAATTCGAAAAATCTAACCTGCAAATGTTACTAACCGCTATTACTAAGGGTGACACCGAAAAGGGTATCGTTACCATCGGCCAAGTAGCTGGTAACATCACTGCCATCCGTCCAGTCAAAGAAATCATCGACAGCATCGTTGAAGAAGCCTGTCAAGCTTTAAACAACATGCCAAGTATCTAA
- a CDS encoding type II toxin-antitoxin system death-on-curing family toxin — MNYIDIDFAINIHDYVIDEIGGLKGIKDYGQLESVLIHIQNDDYYPSFLDKLTHLVFSLVKFHMFNDGNKRTAISLGGYFMNLNHYTYAVDDFIIEMEDIVVKVAENSISKDDLKIIIKDILDI, encoded by the coding sequence ATGAACTATATTGATATTGATTTTGCAATTAATATTCACGATTATGTAATTGATGAAATTGGCGGCTTAAAAGGTATCAAAGATTATGGTCAGTTAGAAAGTGTACTTATACATATTCAAAATGATGACTACTATCCAAGTTTCTTGGATAAATTAACCCATCTCGTTTTTTCATTAGTTAAGTTCCATATGTTTAATGACGGGAACAAACGAACCGCTATATCTCTAGGAGGATATTTTATGAACCTCAATCATTACACTTATGCGGTTGATGACTTCATTATTGAAATGGAAGATATAGTAGTAAAAGTTGCAGAAAACTCCATAAGTAAAGATGACTTAAAAATAATCATTAAAGACATTCTTGATATCTAA
- a CDS encoding type 1 glutamine amidotransferase domain-containing protein, with the protein MAKIASIMTDLFEDSEYTSPKEALEAAGHQVVPVGLEKGVTVTGKSDGTEVEIEVGIDSAKGEDFDALLIPGGYSPDKIRKYEDVLNFVRHFAYKHKPIFSICHGPQLLVNADVLHGKDITAVAQVAVDVKNAGANYFDEEVVIDSSGLISSRTPDDLPAFNQAIVDALK; encoded by the coding sequence ATGGCAAAAATTGCAAGTATTATGACCGACCTCTTTGAAGATTCTGAATATACTTCCCCAAAGGAAGCCCTCGAAGCGGCAGGTCACCAAGTGGTCCCTGTCGGTTTAGAAAAAGGCGTGACCGTGACGGGTAAAAGTGACGGGACTGAAGTAGAAATTGAAGTTGGCATTGATTCTGCTAAAGGCGAAGACTTCGATGCCCTGCTGATTCCTGGTGGCTACTCCCCAGATAAAATCCGTAAGTATGAAGATGTCTTGAACTTTGTGCGTCACTTTGCTTACAAGCATAAACCCATCTTCTCTATCTGCCATGGCCCACAACTTTTAGTTAACGCTGACGTCTTACACGGTAAAGACATTACCGCTGTTGCCCAAGTGGCCGTTGACGTGAAGAATGCTGGTGCTAATTACTTCGATGAAGAAGTCGTTATCGACTCCTCTGGCTTAATCTCTAGCCGGACACCAGATGACCTCCCTGCCTTTAACCAAGCCATTGTTGATGCTCTAAAATAG
- a CDS encoding PTS glucitol/sorbitol transporter subunit IIA gives MTIYQTEVKNIGADAELFKSENMIILFGEDAPADLADYCYNIDVNPIQGTIEAGQTISFDDQDYKITAVGSVVEKNLTSLGHISVRFDNSTDADLAGTIYVEEKTLPEITVGTKVTIH, from the coding sequence ATGACTATTTATCAAACAGAAGTAAAAAATATTGGTGCCGATGCTGAATTATTCAAAAGTGAAAACATGATCATCCTCTTTGGAGAAGACGCCCCTGCAGACTTAGCTGATTATTGCTATAATATCGACGTTAACCCTATCCAAGGAACGATTGAAGCAGGGCAAACCATCTCTTTTGATGACCAAGACTATAAAATCACTGCTGTTGGTAGCGTCGTAGAGAAGAACCTGACTAGCTTAGGTCACATTTCCGTACGTTTCGATAATTCCACTGACGCTGACCTAGCTGGGACCATCTATGTGGAAGAAAAAACACTCCCTGAAATTACCGTTGGTACCAAAGTAACGATTCATTAA
- the srlE gene encoding PTS glucitol/sorbitol transporter subunit IIB, with translation MSEYKSIKIVKGSGGFGGPLVITPTEEKHKFIYVVGGGERPAIVDRIEELSGMEAVNGFKTSIPDEEIALAIIDCGGTLRCGIYPKKGIPTVNIIATGKSGPLAQYITEDIYVSNVGVNQIALADGSEEPVSAVAASETASQADDKADKASYDTSKKITEQTENPSFIAKIGMGAGKIVAVFNQAAREAIETMLHTVIPFMAFVSLLIGLIQGSGVGDWIARALTPLAGNGLGLVVIGFVCSLPFLSPLLGPGAVISQIVGTLIGVEIGKGNIPPHLALPALFAINTQNGCDFIPVGLGLAEASSETVEVGVPAILYSRFLNGVPRVLVAWLASIGLYS, from the coding sequence ATGAGTGAATATAAAAGCATAAAAATTGTTAAAGGGTCAGGCGGCTTTGGTGGTCCCCTAGTGATTACCCCGACAGAAGAAAAACACAAATTCATTTATGTGGTGGGTGGCGGTGAACGTCCAGCCATTGTGGACCGCATTGAAGAACTTTCTGGTATGGAAGCTGTGAATGGCTTTAAAACTTCCATTCCTGATGAAGAAATTGCCTTAGCGATTATTGACTGTGGGGGAACGCTTCGTTGCGGGATCTATCCTAAGAAAGGGATTCCTACGGTAAATATTATCGCTACCGGTAAGTCCGGCCCCTTAGCTCAATACATCACTGAAGACATCTATGTGTCTAATGTTGGCGTCAATCAAATTGCTTTGGCAGACGGCAGTGAAGAGCCAGTAAGTGCGGTAGCTGCTAGTGAAACTGCTAGTCAAGCGGACGACAAAGCTGACAAGGCCAGCTATGACACCTCTAAGAAAATTACCGAACAAACTGAAAATCCTAGCTTTATCGCTAAAATCGGTATGGGCGCTGGTAAAATTGTTGCTGTCTTCAACCAAGCCGCCCGTGAAGCGATTGAAACCATGTTACATACCGTGATTCCTTTCATGGCCTTTGTTTCCCTATTAATTGGACTTATCCAAGGATCAGGGGTTGGTGACTGGATCGCCCGGGCCTTAACCCCATTGGCTGGTAATGGACTCGGTCTAGTGGTTATTGGTTTTGTCTGCTCCCTACCATTCTTATCACCTTTACTAGGACCTGGTGCGGTGATCAGCCAAATCGTTGGTACCTTGATCGGGGTTGAAATTGGTAAGGGAAATATTCCCCCACACCTGGCTTTACCTGCTCTATTTGCCATCAATACCCAAAACGGTTGTGACTTCATCCCGGTTGGTTTAGGTTTAGCAGAAGCTTCTTCTGAAACCGTTGAAGTCGGAGTGCCAGCTATCCTTTATTCTCGTTTCCTAAACGGGGTGCCTCGTGTCTTAGTGGCCTGGCTAGCAAGTATTGGTCTCTATAGCTAA
- the srlA gene encoding PTS glucitol/sorbitol transporter subunit IIC: MEYIVKFAEGFMNLFQTGADNFIAWMGSIVPLVLMLMVAMNAIINLLGEERVTSLARVASKNVFTRYMILPFVSAFMLGNPMSMTMGRFLPEFYKPGYIAAQMQFCHTSNGVFPHINPGELFVWLGIAQGIEALGLNQMELAIRYLLVGLVMNFVGGWVTDFITARVCKQQGITLSKTVDADIN, encoded by the coding sequence ATGGAATATATTGTTAAATTTGCGGAAGGGTTTATGAACCTCTTCCAAACCGGTGCCGATAACTTCATTGCCTGGATGGGATCCATTGTTCCTCTGGTATTGATGTTAATGGTTGCCATGAATGCTATTATTAATCTTTTAGGGGAAGAACGGGTAACTAGTTTAGCCCGGGTCGCTTCCAAAAATGTCTTTACCCGTTACATGATCTTACCCTTTGTTTCTGCCTTTATGTTAGGTAATCCGATGTCAATGACTATGGGACGTTTCCTGCCTGAATTCTATAAACCCGGCTACATTGCTGCGCAAATGCAATTCTGCCATACCTCCAACGGGGTCTTCCCACATATTAACCCTGGTGAATTATTCGTTTGGTTAGGGATTGCTCAAGGGATTGAAGCGCTCGGCCTCAACCAAATGGAACTAGCGATTCGCTACCTCTTAGTAGGGTTAGTGATGAACTTTGTTGGTGGTTGGGTGACTGACTTTATCACCGCTCGGGTATGTAAACAACAAGGAATTACCCTTTCAAAAACCGTTGATGCGGACATTAATTAA
- a CDS encoding transcriptional regulator GutM — protein sequence MSFMIVFGGMALLAYLGQAFLGFLQIKHFNQVYQNLRKQGKVAIGRRAGKLRQGTIVMFAVNDQAKILDAYKMQGVTVLAKFKRLPQYIGQDLYLIDRKHPLVQKENKLTQIAMEDAREVYIRVEIGDYKEEKPQSTFQQLGNLATQMKYTLSNKVKGRG from the coding sequence GTGAGCTTTATGATCGTATTTGGTGGGATGGCCCTACTTGCCTACTTAGGCCAGGCCTTTCTTGGTTTCCTACAGATCAAACACTTTAACCAAGTCTACCAAAATTTGCGCAAACAAGGCAAAGTGGCCATCGGTAGACGGGCAGGCAAGCTTCGCCAAGGGACGATTGTGATGTTTGCAGTCAATGACCAAGCTAAAATCCTCGATGCTTATAAGATGCAAGGGGTGACCGTATTAGCCAAGTTCAAGCGTCTCCCCCAATATATCGGGCAGGATCTCTATCTGATCGATCGCAAGCATCCCCTAGTACAGAAAGAAAATAAACTCACCCAAATTGCTATGGAAGACGCCCGCGAAGTCTATATTCGTGTGGAAATCGGTGACTACAAAGAAGAAAAACCACAATCCACCTTCCAACAATTAGGTAATTTGGCTACACAGATGAAATATACACTGTCAAATAAAGTTAAAGGACGTGGATAA
- a CDS encoding BglG family transcription antiterminator produces the protein MALVDRWYDILNSLYMHPKIPQAEFEAGLKTSRQTLKKNIQLLNQELGGIASITLEDKAYHLHIEDFAAFKKILAGKFRQDTDFNSSNKRQAYILKVLIEEQEPVIIDDLAEVTMVSRGTVNNDINHLRQILSDYQLAIVGVPNKGLSLKGHEIDIRTAYVNIVLSYFKEDQFSLKDKTHLLNLAPNFNMTNFTKDLLLKVVYVTLLRVRQGHGLRSEMAHYQNFLQGQEDYEGFIAEIEDYFNLTLSHYEYQYLAYPFNIYNKEDIVPESFDSHFVDQLYQKVLQAIQRDLPIEFDQEKLYQAMRNHLIFLIHRLLFRVNSDDLFFHEVQQQYPLSFTLAEITSRVLEEELDREVPGIETSYLSLYFELVISRQVNLKSQKIAIVCHTGKGTARLIKLQIQRILGTSLELSTFSEGEFNQEDPSQYFAIFTTIPLDKAKIKRPIIQLDNLFDESYIRSQWDSVQRHNPLFSQLLYLDVISLDQEGEYADLLDVMTDRVIEATGISSGFKQAIFDREAVSDTVFDQGIAMPHAVVNDFDQIILLLGQVQQPIQEKGRPIDLVFLLGIPSQTNQVMDELLINIYEAIFAVANNQPLKDLLKTTDSLEDIQDILQGDDAL, from the coding sequence ATGGCACTTGTTGATCGTTGGTATGATATTTTAAATAGTTTATATATGCATCCCAAAATTCCCCAAGCGGAATTTGAAGCGGGACTGAAGACAAGTCGCCAGACCCTCAAAAAAAATATCCAGCTCCTTAACCAGGAGTTGGGAGGCATTGCCAGCATTACTTTAGAAGATAAAGCCTATCACTTGCATATTGAAGATTTTGCCGCTTTTAAGAAAATTCTAGCGGGCAAATTTCGCCAGGATACCGACTTTAATTCTTCCAATAAACGGCAAGCCTATATCCTTAAAGTGCTTATCGAAGAACAAGAGCCAGTCATCATCGATGACCTGGCCGAAGTAACCATGGTTAGTCGTGGAACCGTCAATAATGATATCAATCATTTACGGCAAATTCTTTCTGATTATCAGCTAGCGATCGTAGGGGTTCCGAATAAGGGGCTTAGTCTTAAGGGGCATGAAATCGATATCCGTACTGCCTATGTGAATATCGTGCTTTCTTACTTCAAGGAAGACCAGTTTAGTCTCAAAGACAAGACGCATTTATTAAACTTAGCGCCCAATTTCAATATGACCAATTTCACCAAGGATTTACTCTTGAAAGTTGTCTATGTCACTCTACTCCGTGTCCGTCAAGGGCACGGTTTAAGGAGTGAGATGGCTCACTACCAGAATTTCTTACAGGGGCAAGAGGACTATGAAGGGTTCATTGCAGAAATTGAAGACTATTTTAATTTGACTTTGAGTCATTACGAATACCAGTATCTGGCCTATCCCTTTAATATTTACAATAAGGAAGACATTGTTCCGGAAAGTTTTGACTCCCACTTTGTTGATCAGCTTTACCAGAAAGTCCTCCAGGCCATCCAACGGGACTTGCCGATTGAGTTTGACCAGGAAAAATTATACCAAGCGATGCGCAATCATCTTATTTTCCTTATTCATCGTTTATTATTCCGGGTCAATAGTGATGACTTATTCTTCCATGAGGTCCAGCAGCAATACCCGCTCTCCTTTACCCTAGCGGAGATTACGAGTCGGGTCCTGGAAGAGGAATTGGACCGGGAAGTGCCGGGAATTGAAACCTCCTATCTTAGTCTCTATTTCGAATTGGTCATCAGCCGGCAGGTTAATTTAAAAAGTCAAAAAATTGCCATTGTTTGTCATACGGGCAAGGGAACAGCTCGACTGATTAAGCTACAAATTCAACGCATCCTAGGGACAAGCTTAGAGTTATCGACTTTCTCGGAAGGGGAATTTAATCAGGAAGATCCTAGTCAATACTTTGCCATCTTCACCACCATCCCCCTCGATAAGGCCAAGATCAAGCGGCCCATTATTCAACTGGATAATTTGTTCGATGAGTCCTATATCCGTTCCCAATGGGATAGCGTCCAACGCCATAATCCCCTATTTTCCCAATTGTTGTATTTGGATGTCATCAGTCTCGACCAAGAGGGAGAGTATGCTGATCTGCTCGATGTGATGACTGACCGGGTGATTGAAGCGACCGGGATATCCAGTGGCTTTAAACAGGCCATCTTTGACCGGGAAGCGGTGAGTGATACGGTCTTTGACCAAGGGATTGCTATGCCGCATGCGGTGGTGAATGATTTTGACCAGATTATTTTACTGCTTGGTCAGGTTCAACAACCCATTCAAGAAAAGGGGCGGCCTATTGATCTGGTCTTTCTCTTGGGCATTCCCAGTCAGACTAATCAGGTGATGGACGAGTTACTGATTAATATCTATGAAGCGATTTTTGCGGTAGCTAATAATCAGCCCTTAAAAGACCTATTGAAAACAACGGATTCGCTCGAAGATATTCAAGATATTTTACAAGGAGATGACGCATTGTGA
- a CDS encoding SDR family oxidoreductase: MENWLGIEGKVVIVTGASSGIGAAVVEELLNDGCKVANFDISDNHVEHDNLLFVKTDVSSRENVEASVQKVVDHFGTVDAVVNNAGINVPRLLVDPKDPNGKYELDDATFDKMVAINQKGVFLVAQAVGRILVDKGQGVIINMGSESGLEGSEGQSPYAATKAAVYSFTRSWSKELGKHNVRVVGVAPGILEETGLRTLAYEESLSYTRGITVDDLRAGYSKTTTIPLGRSGKLSEVADVVAYLVSDHSSYITGVTINVAGGKTRG; the protein is encoded by the coding sequence ATGGAAAATTGGTTAGGTATTGAAGGAAAAGTAGTTATTGTCACCGGAGCATCTTCTGGGATTGGGGCTGCTGTAGTGGAAGAATTATTAAATGATGGCTGTAAGGTGGCCAACTTTGATATTTCAGATAACCACGTTGAACACGATAACTTACTCTTCGTCAAAACTGACGTGTCTTCCCGGGAAAATGTGGAAGCCAGTGTTCAAAAAGTGGTGGACCACTTTGGTACGGTTGACGCTGTAGTGAACAATGCTGGGATCAATGTTCCTCGTTTGTTAGTCGATCCTAAAGATCCTAACGGAAAATATGAACTAGATGATGCAACTTTTGATAAAATGGTAGCTATCAATCAAAAAGGTGTCTTCTTGGTTGCCCAAGCGGTGGGTCGGATCTTAGTAGACAAGGGCCAAGGCGTGATTATTAACATGGGTTCTGAATCTGGACTCGAAGGTTCTGAAGGCCAAAGTCCTTATGCAGCAACTAAGGCTGCGGTTTACTCATTTACTCGCTCTTGGTCGAAGGAATTAGGTAAACACAATGTCCGTGTAGTTGGGGTAGCGCCTGGGATTTTGGAAGAAACTGGTTTGAGAACCTTGGCTTATGAAGAATCCCTCTCATATACCCGTGGCATTACCGTCGATGACTTGCGTGCCGGCTATTCTAAGACAACAACAATTCCTTTAGGCCGTAGCGGTAAATTAAGTGAAGTGGCTGATGTGGTGGCTTACTTAGTATCTGACCATTCTTCCTACATTACCGGAGTAACCATCAACGTCGCAGGAGGTAAAACAAGAGGCTAG
- a CDS encoding fructose-6-phosphate aldolase produces MKLVLDTANLDKIKDYVTYLPVEGVTTNPSILKKAGKIDVVNHLQQIQEVIGADKDLHVQVVAKDYDGIIRDAHAILKAVNDRVCIKIPVNKDGLRAIKTLKAEGVRITATAIYSKIQALLAAELGADFLAPYVNRMLNLDTDPYEVISSVSYQLARSNSQTEIIAASFKNIHQVTAALEAGAQYITVGDDVVDKFVENANIKKAVSDFSADWTAMHDRESFV; encoded by the coding sequence ATGAAATTGGTATTGGATACCGCTAATTTAGACAAAATTAAAGACTATGTGACCTACTTACCTGTAGAAGGAGTCACCACAAACCCCAGCATCCTGAAAAAAGCGGGTAAGATTGATGTGGTTAACCACTTGCAGCAGATCCAAGAAGTAATTGGCGCTGACAAGGATCTCCATGTCCAAGTCGTTGCCAAGGATTATGACGGGATCATTCGGGATGCCCATGCGATTCTTAAAGCTGTTAATGACCGGGTTTGCATCAAGATTCCAGTTAATAAAGACGGTTTACGGGCCATCAAGACCTTGAAAGCAGAAGGAGTCCGGATTACCGCTACTGCCATTTATTCCAAAATTCAAGCCTTGCTAGCAGCTGAATTAGGTGCAGATTTCCTAGCTCCTTACGTGAACCGCATGCTGAACTTGGATACCGACCCTTATGAAGTGATTTCATCAGTTTCTTACCAACTCGCTCGCAGCAACAGCCAGACTGAAATCATTGCCGCTTCCTTTAAGAATATCCACCAAGTCACCGCTGCCCTCGAAGCCGGGGCCCAGTATATTACTGTTGGCGATGACGTTGTGGACAAATTTGTGGAAAACGCTAATATAAAAAAAGCAGTCTCCGATTTCTCAGCCGACTGGACCGCTATGCATGACCGAGAGAGTTTTGTTTAG
- a CDS encoding HAD family hydrolase, which yields MKTDLKQIKLVIFDLDGTLVDTEKIYQAGWRTVLKDYNTSISQDQLEKMRGGTRQHNNRLIQEILGGDETLAKEAREKRNAYFQAVIKQGKIDLKAGAVDLLDHLKAAGLSLAVATSSPLDRGKDILEISGLMPYFDFVIYGNQIEHGKPQPDIYLKVLEHFQVRSQEAVVIEDSLNGLLASSRAKLATFYVPEIPLRDGEFDQVDEQYVIGVYNSLIEIKDVFDK from the coding sequence ATGAAGACAGACCTTAAGCAAATCAAATTAGTTATCTTTGACTTAGACGGTACCCTAGTGGATACCGAGAAGATCTATCAAGCAGGCTGGCGGACGGTGTTGAAGGATTATAATACTAGCATTAGCCAAGACCAGCTCGAAAAAATGCGGGGAGGAACCCGCCAACATAATAATCGTTTAATCCAAGAGATTCTTGGAGGTGACGAGACCTTAGCTAAAGAAGCGCGCGAAAAACGGAATGCGTATTTTCAAGCAGTCATTAAGCAAGGAAAGATTGATTTAAAAGCGGGAGCAGTCGACTTGTTAGACCACTTGAAAGCTGCTGGTTTATCGCTCGCTGTAGCCACTTCTTCTCCCCTTGACCGCGGAAAGGATATTTTAGAAATTAGTGGTCTCATGCCTTATTTCGATTTCGTCATTTATGGCAATCAAATCGAACACGGCAAGCCTCAGCCAGATATTTATCTTAAAGTCTTGGAGCATTTCCAAGTCCGTAGCCAAGAGGCTGTAGTAATCGAGGATTCATTAAACGGCTTATTAGCTAGTAGCCGTGCCAAGCTAGCCACCTTTTACGTCCCGGAAATTCCTTTAAGAGATGGTGAATTTGACCAAGTGGATGAGCAGTATGTCATTGGTGTTTATAATTCTTTAATAGAAATAAAGGACGTATTCGATAAATAA
- a CDS encoding HAD family hydrolase, whose protein sequence is METFKDIKLVIFDLDGTLADTIYVYHDGWRKELEKYNVDVSQETLNSMIGQTSDHNNKVLMNLANCSEKEVQDIMKKRDEYFYDQLKTGNVNEKNGAMSLITSLNESEIPIAVATSSPEKRAQTILDTLGFSPYVSYAIYGEQVKQGKPDPEIYLKVLNHFCLNAEQAIVVEDSFAGLLAGTQAKISTFFVPEISLTNSQLSKVDNEYFEGTFENLYDVKNYIYNH, encoded by the coding sequence TTGGAAACTTTTAAAGATATAAAATTGGTAATTTTTGACTTAGATGGTACCTTGGCAGATACTATCTACGTTTATCATGATGGCTGGAGAAAAGAATTAGAAAAATATAATGTAGATGTTTCCCAAGAAACTTTAAATTCTATGATTGGTCAAACCAGTGATCATAATAATAAAGTTCTAATGAATTTAGCAAATTGTAGTGAAAAAGAAGTTCAAGATATCATGAAAAAAAGAGATGAATATTTTTATGATCAATTAAAAACAGGAAATGTAAATGAAAAAAATGGAGCGATGAGTTTAATAACATCATTAAATGAATCTGAAATACCTATTGCTGTAGCAACGTCATCGCCTGAAAAGCGTGCTCAAACAATTTTAGATACTCTTGGTTTTTCGCCATATGTTTCATATGCTATTTATGGTGAGCAGGTCAAACAAGGAAAACCGGATCCCGAAATCTATCTTAAAGTATTAAATCATTTTTGCTTAAATGCAGAGCAGGCTATAGTTGTAGAAGACTCTTTCGCTGGATTATTAGCAGGCACTCAAGCAAAAATATCAACTTTTTTTGTTCCAGAAATCTCTTTAACCAATTCACAATTATCGAAGGTTGATAATGAGTATTTTGAGGGAACTTTTGAAAATTTATATGATGTAAAAAATTATATTTATAATCATTAA
- the araD gene encoding L-ribulose-5-phosphate 4-epimerase AraD: protein MSREEIIQQMKEDVCAANLKLPEYGLVTLTWGNVAEINRELGVIVIKPSGVPYETMKPEDMVVTDLDGNVLEEDSLRPSSDLPTDVVLFREFPEITGITHTHSIQGAAWAQAGRDVPVYGTTHADNFYGPIPCTRDLTEEEVEEAYEENTGHVIVETFKERDIDPVAVPGVLVRNHGTFSWGDSAMKSVEVGKVIETVCEMAERTETLSRNAQKPIPQYYLDKHYYRKHGKNAYYGQG from the coding sequence ATGTCTAGAGAAGAAATTATTCAACAAATGAAAGAAGATGTTTGTGCGGCTAATTTAAAACTACCTGAATATGGCTTAGTTACTCTTACTTGGGGAAATGTTGCTGAAATAAATAGAGAACTTGGTGTTATTGTTATCAAACCTAGTGGTGTTCCTTATGAGACCATGAAGCCCGAAGACATGGTAGTTACTGATTTAGATGGTAATGTTCTAGAAGAAGATAGTCTTAGACCTTCTTCTGACTTACCTACAGACGTTGTGCTCTTTAGAGAGTTTCCAGAGATAACGGGGATCACTCATACTCACAGTATTCAAGGTGCGGCTTGGGCGCAAGCAGGACGTGATGTTCCAGTTTATGGGACAACACATGCTGATAATTTCTACGGACCTATTCCTTGCACACGTGATCTAACCGAAGAAGAAGTTGAAGAAGCCTATGAAGAGAATACAGGTCATGTTATTGTAGAAACTTTCAAAGAACGTGATATTGATCCAGTAGCTGTGCCTGGCGTTTTAGTACGCAATCATGGGACCTTTTCCTGGGGCGATTCAGCGATGAAATCTGTTGAAGTTGGTAAGGTCATTGAAACGGTATGCGAAATGGCTGAAAGAACCGAAACCCTTTCAAGAAACGCTCAGAAACCAATTCCACAATATTACTTAGATAAACACTACTACCGTAAACACGGTAAAAATGCTTATTACGGACAAGGTTAA